The DNA sequence CGCAGCATTTTCGATCCATCCAGAAAGGCGGTGGCGTCACGCAGTGTCTTGGGTATCTCGCGCACATCCTTGCCGCCATAGGCATCGCCGACAAAAGCGGGTTCAAGTTCGAGTTTATTTTCGATGCCGTCAATGCCCGCCGCAAGCAAAGCCGCCATGGCGAGATAGGGATTGAGATCGGAGCCGCCGACGCGGCATTCGATGCGGATGCCCTTGGTGCCTTCGCCGCACAGGCGATATCCCGCCGTGCGGTTGTCGAGGCTCCAGATCGCCTTGGTGGGCGCAAACGTGCCAGCCATGAACCGCTTGTAGGAATTGATGTAGGGCGCCAGAAAATAGGTGATCTCGCTGGCATGGGCGAGAAGCCCGGCAACATAGTGCCGCATCAACTCAGACATACCGTGCTTGGCGTCCTTGTCGAGGAAAGCAGGTGTCTTGCCGTCAGCGCTCCAAAGCGACTGATGAATATGCGAGGAACTGCCGGCGGCGTTGTAATTCCATTTGGCAAGGAAAGTTACCGCCTTGCCCTTCGACCAGGCGATCTCCTTGGTGGCGTTCTTGATGATGGCGTGCCGGTCGGCCATGGTCAGCGCCTCGGCATAACGCACATTGATTTCGGCCTGGCCGGGAGACGCCTCGCCCTTGGAGTTCTCGACCGGAATTCCCGCCCCCTGCAGACCCTTGCGCAGCGCCCGCATGACATCCTCTTCCTTGGTCGTCTGGAAGATATGGTAATCCTCATTATAACCGCTGGCGAGGTTCAGGCCCTTGTAGCCGCTGGCGCGCGCCGCATCGAAGGTCTGGTCGAACAGGAAGAATTCCAGCTCGGTCGCCATATAGGCCTTCAGACCCATGGCCTCCAGCCGCGCCACCTGCTTTTTCAGGAGCGCACGCGGCGAATGCGGCACTTCTTCATGGGTGTGATGATCGAGCACATCGCACAGAACCAGCGCCGTGCCTTCCAGCCACGGCACACGCCGCAGCGTCGAAAGATCGGGTTTCAGCACATAGTCGCCATAACCCTTTTCCCAGCTGGAGGATTTATAGCCGGGAACGGTTTCCATCTCCATATCGGTGGCAAGCACGTAATTGCAGCTATGGGTTTCCTCATAGGCGCTTTCAACGAAAAATTCGGCCTGAAATCTCTTGCCCATCAGACGCCCCTGCATGTCGACAAGGCAGGCCAGAACCGTGTCGATGCGCCCCTCGGCGACATCCATCTTAAGCGCGTCGAATGTATAGCTCGTCATTTTGTCCGTTCCCTTTATTGTCTTGGCCGGGCGGCCGCATACGGCCGCCCGTTTGTTTGAGCATCAGGCCTTTGCAGCCGCCGCTGCCATGGCAGCCTGCTTGTGCTCCAGCGCAAATTCCTCTTCCGGCGACAGGATGAGGCGATGGCGTCCGACAAAGGCGAAATAAGCGATCGCCACGGCAAACCAGACCGCTACCCACAGCACGCCTTTGCTGAAGTTCGGATCCTGGATCTGGTAAAGCAGCGTGACGATGGCGATGATGATCGTCAGCACCGCACCCGGAATACCGAAGGGCGAACGGAACGGCCGCTCGATATGCGGCAGGTTCTTTCGGAGCAGAATGAAGGAAATCGCCTGCAGGATGTAGGAGAACATCGCGCCGAACACGGCCATGTTCAAAAGCACGCTGCCGATGATGCTGCCGCCCTGTTCCGCACCCAGCGAGAACCAGATGACCAGCATGACCGCAAGACCAACAATTGCGCCGGCAATGTTGGCGACGAAGGGTGTGCGATATTTCGAGTGGGTGATCGACAGCACGGTCGGGAAATAGCCCGCACGTGACAGCGAATAGATCTGCCGGCCCTGCGCATACAGGATCGTATGGAAGCTGGCGATCAGGCCGGTGAGCGCCACGAGACCAAGCAGCACCACGCCACCATCGCCGTAAATCGCCTTGAAACCATCAAGCAGCGGTTCCAGCGAAGAACCGAGATGGAAGGCGCCGACACCCGGCAGCGACGGGTTGAGCAGCACGATCATGAAGGCCGAAACCATCAGTGTGATGACGCCGAGAATGATGCCCTTCGGCATATCACGTTTCGGATCGACCGATTCTTCCGCCGCCAGCGGCAGCTGTTCAATGGCGAGGAACAGCCAGACCGCAAAAGGCAGCGTGGCGAGAACGCCCGAAAAACCGAAGGGGAAGAACGAACCGCCGCCCTCTGGCAGCTCCACAGCCTTGCCGTCAGGACCAACGCCGATATTCAGCGCGAAACGCGAGAAATCCATGTTCGGAATGGCGCTGATCCAGAAAAACACCAGAACACCGAGCGAAATCAGCGTGATGACCAGCGTCACCTTGAAGGAAAGCTCCAGCCCGAAGACGTTGAGGGCAAGGAAGATCAGATAGAAACCTATCCACACAAAGGGTGAATAGGCCGGATCGAGCCCCAGAATGGAATTCATATAGGCCGTGATGAAGGTGACGATGACCGCCGGCGTCAGCACATATTCGACATTCTCGCAAAGTCCGGTGACGAAGCCGCCCCAGGGACCCATCGCGGTACGGGCGAAGGAATAGGCCGCCCCCGTATGCGGCAAGGCCGGGCTCATTTCCGCGATCGAAAATGTCAGTCCCAGATACATGATGGCGATGATGATGCCCGCCACCAGCATGCCGCCCCAGCCGCCGGTGGAAAAGCCGAAATTCCATCCGGAAAAATGCCCTGATATGACCGCCCCGACGCCGAGCGCCCAGAGCGACCAGACGCCCGCATAACGGGATAGTCCGCGTTTTTCGAAATAGGATGCATCAGCCTTCTTGTAGCTGACGCCTGACGATGAACTGTCCATGCCCTTCTCTCCTGAATAAGAAAAAAACAAGCCAGTCAGCCGTTATTGGCCGATTGTGCCCCAGTTTTCAGCACTTGCGGAAGGTTTCCGCGCTGTGCCGCACGCATTTGCTGTTCCCTTGCCGCTTCATGCCTTTCCGGCTTTCCTTGAATGTCGGCAGTCTCGTCTGGTGGCCGGCCCCGGTGTTTTCACCATCGGCCAGCCCTTGCTCCCTCACTCATCGATTGATGAGAGCGCCTTCCCCATAAGCTCGTGGAGGAACCCGGCAATTGCGGCCTGCTCCCCTTCATTGGTGATGAGATCGTTGCGAATCTCGATCATGACGTTCAAAAGCCCGTCCGGCAGCGCATGTAGCCTCAGCGTATGCGTCACGCCATCTTCCGGACCATAGGGATCGTTGCGTTTGACCGTGAGCGCCGACCCTTCGGCGCCAGCCAGCATCGCATCGGCCAGACGGCTGTCGCTATCATGCAAAATGCCGATCTGAACGGCGCGAAACTGGCCGTGATAGACCGGTGTGAAACTGTGGATCGTCACCACGACCACCTTGCGCCCGGAGACCTGCCGCTCGGCGATGATCTCGCTGACGCGGTCGTGAAACGGAACATAGAGCGCAGAAGTGCGGGCGAACCGCTCCGCTTCGGAAAGATCGAAATTGCCGGGAATATCGTAAATCTCGCTTTTCACCGGCATGGCGGAAGGCGATTCGGGCGGGCGGTTGCAATCATAGACCAGACGCGAAAACCGTTGATGGACGAGCGTGGCGTCAAGGCTTTGCGAAAGCAGTCGCGCCACGGCAAGGGCACCTGGATCCCAGGCCGCATGGCTCGAGAGCACCTCCGGCGACAGACCGAGCGTACCGAATTTTTCAGGGATGGTGGCGGAAGCATGTTCGCAGACGAGAAGGACATCGCCCTTTCCCGCAGCGTTCTCGACGCCAACCGCCTGTCCTTCCACCTGCTTGAAAAACCGTGAACGCACCGTCATGCACGAACCCCATCCGGAAACCCGCCGTTCCGTCAACGACGAAAAGAATTCTTCACATTATTGCCAGTGTCAAATGGAATTTTGAAATTTTCTCTTCATTTTTCCCATTGACTCGATCGCCGACACAGATGTTTATTTTAGTGGAAGCACCGGCAGAAAGACCGGAAGGGGAAAGATTTGCGCAGCACGACGGCGACCGTGTCGGA is a window from the Agrobacterium tumefaciens genome containing:
- a CDS encoding N-formylglutamate amidohydrolase; translated protein: MTVRSRFFKQVEGQAVGVENAAGKGDVLLVCEHASATIPEKFGTLGLSPEVLSSHAAWDPGALAVARLLSQSLDATLVHQRFSRLVYDCNRPPESPSAMPVKSEIYDIPGNFDLSEAERFARTSALYVPFHDRVSEIIAERQVSGRKVVVVTIHSFTPVYHGQFRAVQIGILHDSDSRLADAMLAGAEGSALTVKRNDPYGPEDGVTHTLRLHALPDGLLNVMIEIRNDLITNEGEQAAIAGFLHELMGKALSSIDE
- a CDS encoding amino acid permease — translated: MDSSSSGVSYKKADASYFEKRGLSRYAGVWSLWALGVGAVISGHFSGWNFGFSTGGWGGMLVAGIIIAIMYLGLTFSIAEMSPALPHTGAAYSFARTAMGPWGGFVTGLCENVEYVLTPAVIVTFITAYMNSILGLDPAYSPFVWIGFYLIFLALNVFGLELSFKVTLVITLISLGVLVFFWISAIPNMDFSRFALNIGVGPDGKAVELPEGGGSFFPFGFSGVLATLPFAVWLFLAIEQLPLAAEESVDPKRDMPKGIILGVITLMVSAFMIVLLNPSLPGVGAFHLGSSLEPLLDGFKAIYGDGGVVLLGLVALTGLIASFHTILYAQGRQIYSLSRAGYFPTVLSITHSKYRTPFVANIAGAIVGLAVMLVIWFSLGAEQGGSIIGSVLLNMAVFGAMFSYILQAISFILLRKNLPHIERPFRSPFGIPGAVLTIIIAIVTLLYQIQDPNFSKGVLWVAVWFAVAIAYFAFVGRHRLILSPEEEFALEHKQAAMAAAAAKA
- a CDS encoding glutamine synthetase family protein, with amino-acid sequence MTSYTFDALKMDVAEGRIDTVLACLVDMQGRLMGKRFQAEFFVESAYEETHSCNYVLATDMEMETVPGYKSSSWEKGYGDYVLKPDLSTLRRVPWLEGTALVLCDVLDHHTHEEVPHSPRALLKKQVARLEAMGLKAYMATELEFFLFDQTFDAARASGYKGLNLASGYNEDYHIFQTTKEEDVMRALRKGLQGAGIPVENSKGEASPGQAEINVRYAEALTMADRHAIIKNATKEIAWSKGKAVTFLAKWNYNAAGSSSHIHQSLWSADGKTPAFLDKDAKHGMSELMRHYVAGLLAHASEITYFLAPYINSYKRFMAGTFAPTKAIWSLDNRTAGYRLCGEGTKGIRIECRVGGSDLNPYLAMAALLAAGIDGIENKLELEPAFVGDAYGGKDVREIPKTLRDATAFLDGSKMLRNAFGDDVIDHYVHAGRWEQEEYDRRVTDWEVARGFERA